The Prunus dulcis chromosome 3, ALMONDv2, whole genome shotgun sequence genome segment CAGCACCACTTCCAGTCGTTTTTTCGTCACCGTCCAACCACGATTGGCAGTACAACCTTCACAAaacttgtttcctttttcctccTATATAAAACCCATCCAAGATCCACCCTTAAAACCCAGTAGCTGGAATTTTGGATCcaaaaacccaacccaaaacaGCAGAGTCGCTGGAAATTGAAGCGGCTACGCCGGCTATGTCCTGCCACCACCGACCGCCATTTTTGAACCAAAACACTCCTATCCTTCTCCTCTACCTTTTCCCTCCAAAACCTGACCCGTAACCTTGCCGGATTGCCTAAATCAAAGCCGAGAAATTCCTAGGTTTTAGGCGAGAAAAAATCAATCGTTTGAGACCTTTAATGGCCAAATTGATCTCCGACGCAGGTATAAAACTTACTCCCTTGGTTGAGCTTGATCATTTGGTATAAGGCTTGACTGGCGGTTTGGAGTTTTCCAGTCGCCGAAAATTTCCTCAAGCCACTTGACACTACCTTAGACGCTTGGGCTACCCAGTGGTGGCCCACTTTGCCCTATAATTCTACCCTTGTCATCCCAAGCACGACAGTATGTTCGGATTGGTGAGActtcattgtttaatcaacGATCGGAGTTTCATCTGTTGGGTACCATTTGTTCGGGAACTACTGGTCCGATCCTTTAAGGTTTCACACACTTGGGGTTCCGAGAAAATTAGAATTCACTCTTAAGCATGGTTTGGAACCGTTTTTTTACTGATGGTTGTATCCTTTCAAATAGGTTCATAGATGTCACGTACCGCTTCGGATGCACCTAATCAAGGTTGAGTGCACTTGGACCCACAGTGAGTGGacatttgttttataaatgatttctTGCTATGatgattttattgatttacttatggtttttattttgcaaGCATATCAtttatgatttattattcGGTGTTGGcttgaaattatttaaaatgttTATGCATGTTGTTAACTGATGTTAGCTTGGAAAGTTAAGAATGGTTAGAGAATTGGATTTGAGAAAGGATTTAGGAATTAGTTTTATGACATGTTCAGGAAATGTTTTCAAATCCACCATAGGTACACTAGTTGTTGCCTTTAGAATATTGTTGCATTTCAGAATATTCGTTGCCTTCggaaatttaaaatgtctTTGGACTACTTGCCTTTGGATGAGTCTATGCACATATAACATTACCCCACGAGTCTCGAGGATGCCCGAATCGTGTGGTGCTAGGATTTGTGTCTTAGGTTGACCTTGTGTCTCCCGATTCTGCAAGGAATTGCATCTCGGGCTGACCTCGTGTCTCCTGATTCTGCTAGGATGTGCCACACATGTCGAGTCATTAGTTCCACATGTGTAGTACTTGAAATTGACGGATTATATAGGGCACACCTCGGTGGAAagtattttcagttttgagttgttttatattgaatttgatgattttatcttggattgtttaaattttagttttaatgtTCATTGTTGATTTATCTCTTTATATGAGTTATGTTTTAATGAAATCTTGTCTTCCTGcacgaatatatatatacattggAAGTTTGAATGGTTTTTGAAACGATTTCTAAATAGTGGGGTTAATATGTTCGTATTATGTTTAATAACATTTATTTTTGCCCACTCACATCTTTACTGTTTTGGGGGCCCCAGGCAGTCGATGAGTACCGGATCACCCCTTGAGGGTACCTCCTCTTCTGCTACTCTTCCAAATTGTCCTCGTGTAGGATTTTCTCTTATTGTTGTAGTTCTCTTGTTGTAAACTTAACTTGACTAGATATGCTCGGATGTAGCCCTAAATTGTTGTGAGGCCGGTGGCCATTCGAATTACTTGTTTCAGTTTGTGGACTTGTCATGTGCATGTTAAACGTTTGGGTTTTAAACTGTACTTCTACAGGTGGTGTTGTTCGGTTGAGTCTTTTTCAGGGGAGAATCAGGCAGTTTTCTGGTAGGAGTTTAACTCTAAGtcagttttattttcttgtgattttgttttaaaaaggGTAAGTTTGTAATTCGAGCCCGACATTTTTCAAGTGTCGGATAGGCTCAAGTTCCAAGGGGGAACTCAAATCGGGTCCCgtcaacttggtatcagagcatgaGGTTAAATTCTTGTACACTTCGCACATTGTGTGCATTCACTTTTCTAACAGATCCATCTCTTGTATCAGTGTTATGTGGTCGTGACACCGGTCCTGAACCAGATGAACACCCATTTCCTAATTAGGGACCTTTGGAGCAGCTCCACCTGGATGATGTGGCAGAGACAGTGCCCGTGGCCCCTGCCCATGCCATTGACCCCCATTTGCAGCGGATTGTAGAGTTGTTGACTCAAGCTTTGTCTAGAGCTGGGCATACCAAAGACCCAGCACTGACGTATATGAATGAGGCTAGGAGAATCGAAGCGGTTGACTTTGATTGGAGTGGTGACCCTGCCGTAGCCGAAGATTAGATAGAGAACATAGATGGAAGATCCTTATTAGGACATGAAGATGGAAGATCCTTGTATTAGTGTCTCACTGATTAGGACATGAAGATTGAAGATAGATAAGAAGAAGATATGTCAGATGGAGGTACTGATCATTGTGGAGTATGGTGCACTTGTGAAGTCCACTTCCCTGATTAAGAGTAGCCAGATGGAGGTACGTGGACATGGTGATACACATTGACGTCGTTCTTACTCGGGTGGCCCTAGTCAGGGCCAGTCCAAGAGAGGTAACTTCAGCTCCAGATCTTCTGATAATGGTGGTTATAACGGTTTTAGGACAGAAGCCAGTTCTAATGGTGGATCCAGCCAAAGTTTCAATTCTAAGCCTCGTTCTAGTGGTGGTGTGTCTAGAGGCTCTGTGAGCCACCAGCATATGGCAGGCAGTAGTCATATCTGTCTAGTATGTAGATTGTGTAACCGGCAGCACAATGGACCCTGCCAATAGGGTACTTATGGGTGTTTTTATTGTGGGTAGAAGGGCATTTTCCGAAGGAGTGTCCGATGTTACTTCAAGGTGAGGTGACTGCTTCAGGATCAGTTCAGATGGTTAGTGCATAGAGTAGGGGTCAAGGTACATCTCAAATTGTTGGAGCTTCTTCCAATATTGGAACTCAGGCTAGTGTGACTGGCAGAGGGAGTACTCAACATAGAGGACGTGGCGGACTTCCCAGAGTTGTAAGCAAGGTATTTACTATGACTAAGTAGGAGGCGCAGGCGACGCCGGATGTCATTATGGGCATGTTACCAGTTTTTGGGTTTCCTTCTTGTGTTTTGATATACCCAGAGCCAAACATTCTGCTGTTTCACATAGGTTTGTCTGTTATGCTAATATGAGACCTACATCTATGCGTATGGAGCTTGCTATTGCTATACCCACTGGAGATGTTCTTGTTGCCAACAAGGTGTATATTGATAGTTTGGTTTTGGTGGGAGAGGTAGTTTTGGAAGCTGATTTAATTCCCTTAGAGATTGTGGACTTAGATGTCATTTTATGGATGGATTGATTGGCCAAGCATCATGCTTCAGTCGACTGTTTTCAGAAGAAGGTTGTATTTCGTAGTCCCAGACAACCAGGGATGACCTTCTATGAGGAGTGTAGAGTTCTTCCATCTTACTTGATTTTAGCTATGACTACGAGACGATTGCTTAGGAAGGGATGTACTGGGTATCTCGCTCACGTGATTGATACCTGGGACAATAAACTGAGGTTGGAGGATATTTCGATGGTGCGGGAGTTTCTAAAAGTGTTTTCCGAAGACCTTCCTGGACTACCTCCTTAACAAGAGATTGAGTTCACTATTGAACTCGTTCCAAGCACTAGTCCTATCTTTCAGGTGCTATATAGAATGACACCAGCTGAATTGAGAAAGTTAAAGACTCAGTTGTAGGAGTTGGTAGAGAAGGGTTTCATTCGACTAAGTTTCTCTTTGTGGGGCGCACCAGTGTTGTTTGTAAAGAAGAAGGATGGCACCATGAGATTGTGCATTGATTACAGGAAATTGAACAAGGTTACAGTGCGGAACCGATACCCCTTGCCTTGCATTGATGACTTGTTCGACTGGTTGAAAGGTGCTAAAGTGTTGTCTAAAATTGTTTTGAGATCGGGGTATCATCAGGTACGGATTAGGGAAAAAGACGTACCTAAGATTGCTTTTCGGACTCGATCGATATGGGCATTACGAGATTTTGGTGATGCCTTTTAGGTTGACCAATGCGACAGCAATGTTTATAGATTTCATGAACAGGGTATTTCGACCTTACTTGGATCGCTTTGTGATTGTGTTCATAGAAGACATCCTCATGTTTTCTAAAAGTGAAAAGGCACATAAGAAGCACTTGGGAATCATGTTGCGAACTTTAAGAATGAGACAATTGTATACAAAGTTTAGCAAGTGTCTGTTTTGGTTAGACAGAGTTAGTTTCTTAGGTCATGTGATTTCTGCTAAAGGTATCTTTGTGGACTTCTAGAAGGTGGAAGCAGTAGTAAACTAGGCGCGACCAACCAGTGTCACGAATGTATATAGTTTTCTTGGATTAATGGGGTGCTATCGTCACTTTGTGGAGGCTTTCTCTACCATAGCAGCACCTCTCACTCATTTGACGAGAAATGAAAGGGAAAAGCTACACCCCAATAGCAATCAAAGAGTCAGGACCAAGCCGAGGGATTCTATTTAGAGGTATTTCCTGAAGAATGATGGAGGCCCGAAGAGGACATTGAGCTAGTACCTTTTGATCCTAACGAGCCAGAGAGAAAAGCGCTGATCAGTTCGCGCCTaagtccaaaagaaaaagataaagtaGGCGATTTTCGTTTCTCAAGTCACAACTGGCAATCCAGTCATTGAGGAAACTCATATCATCGGCTTTCAAAAGAAGGACCTGATCGGGCTTGATCTGCCACATAATGACGCCTTGTCATCTACATCCAGATTGAACAAGCTGTGATCGAGTGAGTTCACATGAACGAGGGCAGTGTAGCCAACATCCTACAACTATCTGTTATTTAGCAGACGGGATTGGGTCCCAAGAACAACAAACTTGCCAGATCGTTCACCGGCTTCAATGTAGCCACCTCGATCATTGTGGGAACAATTGAACTTGACATCCACTCACCTCGATTGGTCTACTCGCAGACTTTTATGGTCATCGCTGAGGTCTCCCCTACAGCAGAATCTTAGGCCGACCATGGATCAGTAAGATCGACGTTGTCACATTAGCTACCCCATCCATGGAAATGCACAAATCAAGGGCTTAAAAAGAGCAAGCAGTTGCAGTTCACATCGGTGATACAGACTGCTGATGAGGCAGGTCATGCTCCCAATGAACAAGAAAACCTGAAGGGGAAGGAAGTTGCTACCTCCTAATAGCAATTAAGGAGCTAGGATCAAGATGAGGGAATCCGCTCGAAAAGCTCCCCTGAAGAAGGTTGGAAGCCTGAGTAAAACATTGAGTTAATACCCCTTGATCCTGACCAACCAGAACGCTGATCGGCGCTCACCTAAACCCAAATGAGAAGGATCGAGATCAGGGAATCTGCCTAGAAGGCTCCCCTGAAGAAGGGTGGAAGCCTGAGCAAGATGTTGAATTAGTACCCCTCGATCCTGACCACCAAGACAAAAAAATACGGATCGGCTCGGGCTTAAGCCCAAACGAGAAGGTGGAGTTGACCACCTTCCTCTAGAACAACAAGGACATGTTCGCATGGCCTCCATCGGACATGACTGACATCAACTCGAGCATCATATGCCACCGGCTCCATGTCAACCCTGCCAGTAGGCCAGTGGCGTAGAAGAAAGGCAACTTCACTTTCGAGCGAGTAGCGATCATTGAAGCCAAAATCGAGAAGCTCCTAGATGCCAGCTTCATCGAAAAGGCCTCCAACTCAGAATGGCTAGCCAACATTTTTATTGTAGCAAAGGAAGAGGGCAAATGGAGAGTTTATGTTGATTACAACGACCTCAACAAAACATGCCCTAAAGACAACTTCCTAGTGTCGAGAATCGACCTACTCGTGGATTCAACTTCCAGCAACTAGCTGCTCAGCTTCATAGATGCCTACTTCAGCTATAATCAAATCCTAATACATGAAGATGGCAAGGCGAAGACCTCTTTCatcatttttataaaaaaaaaaaaaaaaaggacctaCTGCTACAAGGTCATGCCCTTTGGGCTGAAGAACACCAGAGCAACCTACCAAAGGCTCgtgaataaaattttcaagaagCAGATGGGAAAAACTATAGAGATCTACGTCGACAACATGCTAGTCAAAGCTCCTGAGCGTGCAGACTACTTCAAGAACCTTGCCGAGGCATTCAGCCTACTCCAACAGTATCGCATGAAACTAAACCTAAGTAAATGCACATTTGGTGTATATTCCGGCCGATTCTTGTGATACAGAATCACTTAACGAGGTATCAAGGTACACCCACGCCAAATCAAGGCCATTCTCCATATGAAGTCACTTTCAACAATAAAGGAAATACAAAGTCTGACGGGTAGAGCAGCGGCCCTCAACCAATTCATCTCAAGATCTACCAACAAATGTAGACCATTTTGTAATGCTTTGAAGAATGGACAAAAAGACAAGTGGGACGAGGATCTGAAGACTTACCTAACTTCACCTTCCCTACTCTCAAAGCTAGTTTTTGGTGAAGAGTTGTTCATGTACCTGGTAGTGTCCAGCTTGCCCGTCAGCTCAGCTTTCATTCGAGAAGAACTAGGGGCCTAATATTCGATATTCTACAcgtcaaaagctctcctcgatGCAGAGACTCGTTACCAAAAATTGGAGAAGCTCATTTTTGCTCTTGTAGTTTTCGTGAGAAAACTGCGACCCTACTACCAAGCTCACTGGATCATCATCATGGTCgactttcctttgagatcaatTCTCCACAACCCTGACACATCGACTCATGAAGTGGGCTATATAACTAAGCCAATACGACCTCTTCTACTAGCCGAAGACTGCGATAAAAACCCAGGCTTTAGCAAACTTTATCGCAGAATTCACTTCGTCGGATGAAGAAGAGAACCTGGTCAACAAAAACAAGGAAAGTTTGGGAGCAGATAAGACCTTCTCTACTGAACCTAACCAACTCAGAGACATGTGGCAGTTGTGAGCAGACAGAGCGTCAAACCAAAAAGAAGCTGGAGCAGGCATCGTCATCATCACCctagatggaactctgttggAGCAAGCTATCACGCTTGGCTTCCCGGCCTTAAACAACGAGGCAGAGTATAAGGTATTACTCGCTGGCTTGTGCTTGGCAAAGGAGCTATCAATTAAGAAGCTGGCCATCTACTCAGATTCTCAGCTGATCACAAATCAAGCCTCAGGAGGTTACATGGCAAAGCGCCAGAGGATGATCTTATACCTTGACAAAGTCCAAGATTTGTTGAAGGCATTTCCTACCTTCACATCCAACAGGTGCCCTAGAAAGAGAAAGCGTATGCAGACGTATTAGCAAGTCTGGAATCAGCACTGGATACCATGTTCAGACACTCTATCCCAGTCGAGCACCTTGATCAACCAAGTATTAAGGAGGCAGAATAGCCGGACTTGATGCAGGTTGACAAGGATCCTAGCTGGCAAGATTCTATTATCGGTTACTTGGTGA includes the following:
- the LOC117621677 gene encoding uncharacterized protein LOC117621677, translating into MPFGLKNTRATYQRLVNKIFKKQMGKTIEIYVDNMLVKAPERADYFKNLAEAFSLLQQYRMKLNLNRASNQKEAGAGIVIITLDGTLLEQAITLGFPALNNEAEYKVLLAGLCLAKELSIKKLAIYSDSQLITNQASGGYMAKRQRMILYLDKVQDLLKAFPTFTSNRCPRKRKRMQTY